One window of Ralstonia pickettii DTP0602 genomic DNA carries:
- a CDS encoding permease (K07091: lptF; lipopolysaccharide export system permease protein): MILQQALRRELAYTAGAVFLVMLTFMLTSLVIRILGLAANGKASPNDVLMLIGLATIGYLSILLSATLFISTLIVLTRWYKDSEMVVWFSAGISLRDLVKPVLQFAAPLIVLALLLGMFAWPWANQQSALFRDRFEQRGVISMIAAGRFIEPAKANYVLFIEGIDADMKHARNVFVANSEADKIGVALAHQGSFETMPNGDRLVVMENGRRYSGTPGQIDYRIIEFERYAVKVDSKPPESEAKLPPKSRDTIDLIRNPTPENLGELVWRISLPILAFNFVMIAIPLAYVNPRLGRYTPLVFAVLIYLTYSNLINLSQSWVRSGAIPFWLAWWPIHLAVFLGALMLFRYRQNRSLGGWRAVFGLRRRNAAPTGGRA; the protein is encoded by the coding sequence ATGATCCTTCAACAAGCCCTGCGACGCGAGCTCGCCTACACCGCCGGGGCGGTGTTCCTGGTGATGCTGACCTTCATGCTCACGTCGCTCGTGATCCGCATCCTGGGGCTGGCCGCCAATGGCAAGGCCAGCCCCAACGACGTGCTGATGCTGATCGGCCTGGCCACCATCGGCTACCTGTCGATCCTGCTTTCGGCCACGCTCTTCATCTCCACCCTGATCGTGCTCACGCGCTGGTACAAGGATTCGGAGATGGTGGTGTGGTTCTCGGCGGGCATCTCGCTGCGCGACCTGGTCAAGCCGGTGCTGCAGTTCGCCGCGCCCCTCATCGTGCTGGCGCTGCTGCTGGGCATGTTCGCCTGGCCGTGGGCCAACCAGCAGAGCGCGCTCTTTCGCGACCGCTTCGAGCAGCGCGGCGTGATCTCGATGATCGCCGCCGGGCGCTTTATCGAGCCCGCCAAGGCCAACTACGTACTGTTCATCGAGGGCATCGACGCCGACATGAAGCATGCGCGCAATGTCTTCGTCGCCAATTCCGAGGCCGACAAGATCGGCGTGGCGCTGGCGCACCAGGGCAGCTTCGAGACCATGCCCAACGGCGACCGGCTGGTGGTGATGGAGAACGGCCGCCGCTATTCCGGCACGCCGGGCCAGATCGACTACCGCATCATCGAGTTCGAACGCTATGCGGTCAAGGTGGACAGCAAGCCGCCTGAGTCGGAGGCCAAGCTGCCGCCCAAGAGCCGCGACACCATCGACCTGATCCGCAATCCGACGCCGGAGAACCTGGGCGAGCTGGTGTGGCGCATCTCGCTGCCGATCCTGGCCTTCAACTTCGTGATGATCGCGATCCCGCTGGCCTACGTGAACCCGCGCCTGGGCCGCTACACGCCGCTGGTGTTCGCGGTGCTGATCTACCTGACCTACAGCAACCTGATCAACCTGTCGCAGTCCTGGGTGCGCTCGGGCGCGATCCCGTTCTGGCTGGCATGGTGGCCGATCCACCTGGCGGTGTTCCTGGGAGCGCTGATGCTGTTCCGCTACCGGCAAAACCGCAGCCTGGGCGGCTGGAGGGCGGTGTTCGGACTGCGCCGCCGCAATGCCGCGCCCACCGGAGGCCGGGCATGA
- a CDS encoding permease (K11720: lptG; lipopolysaccharide export system permease protein) produces MRILRVYERYFGRLVYGVFAFILFAVLSLFVFFDMLNELENVNSQYTSLVALFHVLLQAPTRVYEVLPIAVLISAIYVFSQLASQSEYTIFRVAGLNTRQALFSLFKLAVPLALVTFIFGEFIGPRAEQYAQKIKLEAIGATVSAGFRSGVWVKDRDKDATDGGEITRFVNVAGLRPDQTITGITIYEFDPEYRLRVIRVAQEGRYQGGQSWELQNVSETRFAELAKTAQPTPAAQPAARSDALAPVFRAEQMKFPRVTMHSELTPQILSVLLVTPERMSTLDLFRYIRHLRDNKQDTQRYEIAFWKKVIYPLTLFVMVALALPFAYLHARAGAVGVKVFGGIMLGLSFHLSNTLFSHVGLLHTWPPIISALVPGTLYLMLALLALRWVDRH; encoded by the coding sequence ATGAGGATCCTGCGCGTCTATGAACGCTACTTCGGCCGGCTGGTCTACGGCGTGTTCGCCTTTATCCTGTTCGCGGTGCTGTCGCTGTTCGTGTTCTTCGACATGCTCAACGAGCTGGAGAACGTCAACAGCCAGTACACCTCGCTGGTCGCGCTGTTCCACGTGCTGCTGCAGGCGCCCACGCGGGTGTATGAGGTACTGCCGATTGCAGTGCTGATCAGCGCGATCTACGTGTTCTCGCAGCTCGCCAGCCAGTCCGAGTACACCATCTTCCGCGTGGCCGGCCTGAACACGCGCCAGGCGCTGTTCTCGCTGTTCAAGCTGGCGGTGCCGCTGGCGCTGGTGACGTTTATCTTCGGCGAGTTCATCGGCCCGCGCGCGGAGCAGTATGCGCAGAAGATCAAGCTCGAGGCGATCGGCGCGACGGTGTCCGCGGGCTTCCGCTCCGGGGTCTGGGTCAAGGACCGCGACAAGGACGCCACCGACGGCGGCGAGATCACCCGCTTCGTCAACGTGGCGGGGCTGCGTCCGGACCAGACCATCACCGGCATCACGATCTACGAATTCGATCCCGAGTACCGCCTGCGCGTGATCCGCGTGGCGCAGGAAGGGCGCTACCAGGGCGGTCAGTCGTGGGAACTGCAGAACGTCAGCGAGACGCGTTTTGCCGAGCTGGCCAAGACGGCGCAACCGACGCCGGCGGCACAGCCCGCCGCGCGCAGCGACGCGCTGGCGCCGGTCTTCCGTGCCGAGCAGATGAAGTTCCCGCGCGTGACCATGCATTCCGAGCTGACGCCGCAGATCCTGTCGGTGCTGCTGGTGACGCCCGAGCGCATGTCGACGCTGGATCTGTTCCGCTATATCCGCCACCTGCGCGACAACAAGCAGGACACGCAGCGCTACGAGATCGCGTTCTGGAAGAAGGTGATCTACCCGCTGACGCTGTTCGTGATGGTGGCGCTGGCCCTGCCCTTCGCCTATCTCCACGCCCGTGCCGGCGCGGTCGGCGTCAAGGTGTTCGGCGGCATCATGCTGGGGCTGTCGTTCCACTTGTCGAACACGCTGTTCTCGCACGTGGGGCTGCTGCATACGTGGCCACCGATCATCTCGGCGCTGGTGCCAGGCACGCTCTACCTGATGTTGGCGCTGCTGGCGCTGCGCTGGGTGGATCGTCACTGA
- a CDS encoding cobalamin biosynthesis protein CbiX (K03795: cbiX; sirohydrochlorin cobaltochelatase [EC:4.99.1.3]), with protein MTASAQALVLFAHGARDARWREPFDRLQQKLATALPHCEVRLAFLELMSPGLPELLADLAASGVAEVTVVPVFFGQGGHLRRDLPALLDQCRQTHPGLRIHCATAVGEADAVLDAIAAYCIASLPAAATGQA; from the coding sequence ATGACCGCCTCCGCCCAGGCCCTGGTACTGTTCGCGCACGGGGCGCGCGATGCACGCTGGCGCGAACCGTTCGACCGGTTGCAGCAGAAGCTGGCCACCGCCCTGCCCCATTGCGAGGTGCGGCTGGCCTTCCTCGAACTGATGTCGCCCGGCCTGCCGGAATTGCTGGCCGATCTTGCGGCAAGCGGCGTGGCCGAGGTTACGGTGGTGCCGGTGTTCTTCGGCCAGGGTGGTCACCTGCGGCGCGACCTGCCCGCGCTGCTCGACCAATGCAGGCAAACCCATCCCGGCCTGCGCATCCATTGCGCCACGGCGGTGGGCGAAGCGGATGCGGTGCTGGACGCGATCGCGGCCTACTGCATCGCCTCGCTGCCAGCCGCCGCTACCGGACAGGCCTGA
- a CDS encoding uroporphyrin-III C-methyltransferase (K02303: cobA; uroporphyrin-III C-methyltransferase [EC:2.1.1.107]) has translation MDKQAQKTYGKVTLIGAGPGAADLITVRGARLLGEAQVVLHDALVSPEMLAWCPQAELVEVGKRCGQRSTAQLFINRQIVDLASKYERVVRLKGGDPMLFGRADEELQALEAAGIEYEVVPGITAALAAASAIGKPLTKRGVSRSVAFATQAKAADGEGSADIEAAVKADTLVYYMGRDQAASIAAQLIAHGKPASTPAWVVEAATTPQQRSREFTLGQMAAGEAAAWIDPVQPSLLMIGAALAARATEAPRDDAGETIDRTPRAA, from the coding sequence ATGGACAAGCAGGCTCAGAAGACTTACGGCAAGGTGACCCTCATCGGGGCAGGCCCCGGTGCGGCAGACCTCATTACGGTGCGTGGTGCACGGCTTTTGGGCGAAGCCCAGGTGGTGCTGCACGATGCACTGGTGTCGCCGGAGATGCTGGCCTGGTGTCCGCAGGCGGAGCTGGTCGAGGTGGGCAAGCGCTGCGGCCAGCGCTCCACCGCGCAGCTGTTCATCAACCGCCAGATCGTCGACCTCGCCAGCAAGTACGAGCGCGTGGTGCGCCTCAAGGGCGGCGACCCGATGCTGTTCGGCCGCGCCGACGAGGAACTGCAGGCGCTGGAAGCCGCCGGCATCGAGTATGAGGTGGTGCCGGGCATTACCGCCGCGCTGGCCGCCGCCTCGGCGATCGGCAAGCCGCTGACCAAGCGCGGCGTGTCGCGCAGCGTGGCCTTTGCCACCCAGGCCAAGGCGGCGGACGGTGAAGGCTCCGCCGATATCGAGGCCGCGGTCAAGGCCGATACGCTGGTCTACTACATGGGCCGCGACCAGGCCGCCTCGATTGCCGCGCAACTGATCGCGCATGGCAAGCCGGCGTCGACGCCGGCATGGGTGGTCGAAGCCGCCACCACGCCGCAGCAGCGCAGCCGTGAATTCACGCTTGGCCAGATGGCGGCGGGAGAAGCGGCGGCCTGGATCGATCCGGTGCAGCCGAGCCTGCTGATGATCGGCGCGGCACTGGCCGCGCGCGCGACGGAAGCGCCGCGCGACGACGCTGGCGAGACCATCGACCGTACGCCGCGCGCCGCCTGA
- a CDS encoding sulfate adenylyltransferase (K00956: cysN; sulfate adenylyltransferase subunit 1 [EC:2.7.7.4]), translating to MTHQATHQGLLRFITAGSVDDGKSTLIGRLLYDSKAVLSDQLTALTNAKNKRTAGEQIDFSLLTDGLEAEREQGITIDVAYRYFSTARRKFIIADTPGHEQYTRNMVTGASTADAAIVLVDATRVTVTDGRAELLAQTKRHSAILKLLEIRHVIVAVNKMDLVDYSEQRFNEIRTAYTELAAQLGLKDVRYVPVSALRGDNIVHESDAMPWYQGEPLLPLLEELPVEEAAPEDDAALRFPVQLVIRQDGSQSDDFRGYAGRIEAGTVRVGQKLRVLPANREAVVAEVLTPNGAAESANVGDTVTVRLAEDVDVSRGDMFVAADAATAPAKKLQADLCWFDDESLNPARKYVLKHTTASVFARVSAVDRVLDVHTLSHETGRHDIRLNDIGSVQISLQKPIVCDAYGDNPATGAFVLIDEATNHTVAAGMIRAFS from the coding sequence ATGACTCACCAAGCAACTCATCAAGGCCTGCTGCGCTTCATCACCGCCGGCTCCGTCGACGACGGCAAGAGCACGCTGATCGGCCGCCTGCTGTACGACAGCAAGGCCGTGCTGTCCGACCAGCTGACCGCGCTGACCAACGCCAAGAACAAACGCACCGCCGGCGAGCAGATCGACTTCTCGTTGCTGACCGACGGCCTGGAAGCCGAGCGCGAGCAGGGCATCACCATCGACGTGGCTTACCGCTACTTCTCGACTGCGCGCCGCAAGTTCATCATCGCGGACACGCCGGGCCACGAGCAGTACACCCGCAACATGGTCACCGGCGCCTCGACCGCGGACGCGGCCATCGTGCTGGTCGATGCCACCCGCGTCACCGTCACCGACGGCCGTGCCGAGCTGCTGGCGCAGACCAAGCGCCACTCGGCCATCCTGAAGCTGCTGGAGATCCGGCACGTGATCGTGGCCGTCAACAAGATGGACCTGGTCGACTACAGCGAGCAGCGCTTCAACGAAATCCGCACCGCCTACACCGAACTGGCCGCCCAGCTCGGCCTGAAGGACGTGCGCTACGTGCCGGTGTCGGCGCTGCGCGGCGACAACATCGTGCACGAGAGCGATGCCATGCCCTGGTACCAGGGCGAGCCGCTGCTGCCGCTGCTGGAAGAACTGCCGGTGGAAGAGGCCGCGCCCGAGGATGACGCCGCGCTGCGCTTCCCGGTGCAGTTGGTGATCCGCCAGGACGGTTCGCAGTCGGACGACTTCCGCGGCTATGCCGGCCGTATCGAAGCCGGCACCGTGCGCGTGGGCCAGAAGCTGCGCGTGCTGCCCGCCAACCGCGAGGCGGTGGTGGCCGAAGTGCTGACGCCCAACGGCGCCGCCGAATCCGCCAATGTCGGCGACACGGTCACCGTGCGCCTGGCCGAGGACGTCGATGTATCACGCGGTGACATGTTCGTCGCCGCCGATGCCGCCACCGCGCCGGCCAAGAAGCTGCAGGCGGACCTGTGCTGGTTCGACGACGAGTCGCTGAACCCGGCGCGCAAGTACGTGCTCAAGCACACCACGGCCAGCGTGTTCGCGCGCGTGTCGGCGGTGGACCGCGTGCTGGACGTGCATACGCTGTCGCACGAAACCGGCCGCCATGACATCCGCCTGAACGATATCGGTTCGGTGCAGATCTCGCTGCAGAAGCCGATCGTGTGCGATGCCTATGGCGACAACCCGGCAACGGGCGCCTTCGTGCTGATCGACGAAGCGACCAACCACACGGTGGCCGCGGGCATGATCCGTGCATTCTCCTGA
- a CDS encoding sulfate adenylyltransferase subunit 2 (with CysN catalyzes the formation of adenylylsulfate from sulfate and ATP~K00957: cysD; sulfate adenylyltransferase subunit 2 [EC:2.7.7.4]) codes for MGIMNDIAEATSSVAHLLQVQNDHLDRLEAESIYIIREVVAECRNPALLFSGGKDSIVMLHLALKAFRLGDRKVELPFPLVHIDTGHNYPEVIEFRDQRVAELGARLVVGHVEDSIKRGTVRLRKETDSRNAAQAVTLLETIEAHQFDALMGGARRDEEKARAKERIFSFRDEFGQWDPKAQRPELWSLYNARMAQGEQMRVFPISNWTELDVWQYIAREKLALPPIYYSHQREVVRKNGLLVPVTPITPKQDGDVSEVLSVRFRTVGDISCTCPVASVADSPEAIIAETAVTEITERGATRMDDQTSEASMERRKKEGYF; via the coding sequence ATGGGCATCATGAACGACATCGCAGAAGCCACCAGCAGCGTGGCGCACCTGTTGCAGGTACAGAACGACCATCTCGACCGTCTCGAAGCCGAGTCGATCTACATCATCCGCGAAGTGGTGGCCGAGTGCCGCAACCCGGCGCTGCTGTTCTCCGGCGGTAAGGACTCGATCGTGATGCTGCACCTGGCGCTGAAGGCGTTCCGCCTGGGCGACCGCAAGGTCGAGCTGCCGTTCCCGCTGGTGCATATCGACACCGGCCATAACTATCCGGAAGTGATCGAATTCCGTGACCAGCGCGTCGCCGAACTGGGTGCGCGCCTGGTGGTGGGCCATGTGGAAGACTCGATCAAGCGCGGCACCGTGCGCCTGCGCAAGGAAACCGATTCGCGCAACGCCGCACAAGCCGTGACGCTGCTCGAAACCATCGAGGCGCACCAGTTCGACGCGCTGATGGGCGGTGCCCGCCGCGACGAAGAGAAGGCCCGCGCCAAGGAACGCATCTTCTCGTTCCGCGACGAGTTCGGCCAGTGGGACCCGAAGGCCCAGCGCCCCGAGCTGTGGAGCCTGTACAACGCCCGCATGGCACAGGGCGAGCAGATGCGCGTGTTCCCGATCTCGAACTGGACCGAGCTGGACGTGTGGCAGTACATCGCCCGCGAGAAGCTGGCGCTGCCGCCGATCTACTATTCGCACCAGCGTGAAGTGGTGCGCAAGAACGGCCTGCTGGTGCCGGTCACGCCAATCACCCCCAAGCAGGACGGCGACGTCAGCGAAGTGCTGTCGGTCCGCTTCCGCACCGTCGGCGACATCAGCTGCACCTGCCCGGTGGCCAGCGTTGCCGATTCGCCGGAAGCGATCATCGCCGAGACCGCGGTGACCGAAATCACCGAGCGCGGCGCGACCCGCATGGACGACCAGACCAGCGAAGCCTCGATGGAACGCCGGAAGAAAGAAGGCTACTTCTGA
- a CDS encoding phosphoadenosine phosphosulfate reductase (K00390: cysH; phosphoadenosine phosphosulfate reductase [EC:1.8.4.8]), translated as MSTVLSEIAVVDAGAVSGLRPPALWAAPEYTGSIEALEQKERELGERLAGIASRFFRARFASSLAAEDMVLTDAILRGTPAVRAGIRVFTLQTGRLHAETLAVLDKVQSHYGYSIEQYTPDAEAVENYLKKHGLNGFYDSIDLRKECCGIRKVEPLNRALSHADAWMTGQRREQAVTRAELPFEEMDEARGIPKFNPLADWSEAEVWAYLKRHNVPINDLHAKGYPSIGCEPCTRAVRAGEDVRAGRWWWESKDSKECGLHEQNIKH; from the coding sequence ATGAGCACGGTGCTGAGCGAGATCGCGGTGGTCGATGCCGGCGCGGTGTCGGGACTGCGGCCGCCCGCGCTGTGGGCGGCGCCGGAGTACACCGGCAGCATCGAAGCGCTGGAGCAGAAGGAACGCGAGCTGGGCGAGCGCCTGGCCGGCATCGCCTCGCGTTTTTTCCGCGCGCGCTTTGCCTCGAGCCTGGCGGCTGAAGACATGGTGCTGACTGATGCCATCCTGCGCGGTACCCCCGCCGTGCGCGCTGGCATCCGTGTCTTCACGCTGCAGACCGGACGCCTGCACGCCGAGACGCTGGCGGTGCTGGACAAGGTGCAGTCGCACTACGGCTACAGCATCGAGCAGTACACGCCGGACGCGGAGGCCGTCGAGAACTACCTGAAGAAGCATGGCCTGAACGGCTTCTACGACAGCATTGACCTGCGCAAGGAATGCTGCGGCATCCGCAAGGTCGAGCCGCTCAACCGCGCGCTCTCGCACGCCGACGCCTGGATGACCGGCCAGCGCCGCGAGCAGGCCGTCACGCGCGCCGAGCTGCCGTTCGAGGAAATGGACGAGGCCCGCGGTATCCCCAAGTTCAATCCGCTGGCGGACTGGAGCGAGGCCGAGGTGTGGGCCTACCTGAAGCGCCACAACGTGCCGATCAACGACCTGCACGCCAAGGGCTATCCCAGCATCGGCTGCGAGCCGTGTACGCGTGCGGTGCGCGCGGGCGAGGATGTGCGCGCGGGACGCTGGTGGTGGGAGAGCAAGGACTCGAAAGAGTGCGGGCTCCACGAACAGAACATCAAGCATTGA
- a CDS encoding oxidoreductase: protein MAKIIQLQRDGANVVPVIVEDNWTVLRGTAEQPLTDEQIAAAVQSQDAVLFPLSVWLAHEALLAGRDVARTGVWLAPEDEPGDVAQYFERVSLVAVDFPVFRDGRGFSTAYLLRTRYNWNGQLRAIGDVLRDQLNFMKRCGFDAFAVRADKSIDDAIKGFTEFTVTYQASVDEPLPLFRRARTEGGAVQPKETA from the coding sequence ATGGCAAAGATTATTCAACTGCAACGCGACGGCGCCAATGTCGTCCCGGTCATCGTCGAAGATAACTGGACCGTGCTGCGCGGCACCGCCGAACAACCGCTGACCGACGAGCAGATCGCTGCCGCCGTGCAGAGCCAGGACGCCGTGCTGTTCCCGCTGTCGGTGTGGCTGGCCCACGAAGCGCTGCTGGCCGGCCGCGACGTGGCCCGCACCGGCGTGTGGCTGGCTCCGGAAGACGAGCCGGGCGACGTGGCCCAGTACTTCGAGCGCGTGTCGCTGGTGGCGGTGGACTTCCCGGTGTTCCGCGATGGCCGCGGCTTCTCGACCGCCTACCTGCTGCGCACCCGCTATAACTGGAACGGCCAGCTGCGCGCCATCGGCGACGTGCTGCGCGACCAGCTCAACTTCATGAAGCGCTGCGGCTTCGACGCCTTCGCGGTGCGCGCCGACAAGAGCATCGACGACGCCATCAAGGGCTTCACCGAGTTCACCGTGACCTACCAGGCTTCGGTCGACGAGCCGCTGCCGCTGTTCCGCCGCGCCCGCACCGAAGGCGGCGCCGTGCAGCCGAAGGAAACGGCATGA
- a CDS encoding sulfite reductase (K00381: cysI; sulfite reductase (NADPH) hemoprotein beta-component [EC:1.8.1.2]) encodes MYQYDQYDQRIVAERVAQFRDQVRRRLSDELTEEEFLPLRLQNGLYMQRHAYMLRVAIPYGLLSSNQMRKLGHIAREYDRGYGHFSTRQNIQYNWMELERVPDVLAELASVEMHAIQTSGNCVRNITTDHFAGVAPDESVDPRVLAELLRQWSTFQPEFAFLPRKFKIAISASADDRAVVQMHDIGIYAYKNADGEVRLRILAGGGLGRTPILGSVIKEDLPWQHMLTYVESAIRVYNRYGRRDNKYKARIKILVKAIGVEKFAQEVEEEWQHSKDGPATLTQAEFDRVAQYFAPPAYEKLADTDTSYEKHLLEDKAFARWVSRSVHGHKVPGYAAVTLSTKPGVASPPGDATDTQIETVADLADRFGFGELRVAHEQNLVLPDVKKQDLYELWQLAKKAGLATPNIGLLTDIIACPGGDFCSLANAKSIPIAQAIQDRFDDLDYVYDLGEISLNISGCINACGHHHVGNIGVLGVDKDGSEWYQVTLGGAQGNKTALGKVIGPSFSAEEMPEVVTRIIDTFVANRIEDERFIETLSRIGIAPFKERVYADKQPRERAEA; translated from the coding sequence ATGTATCAGTACGACCAATATGACCAGCGCATCGTCGCCGAGCGCGTCGCCCAGTTCCGTGACCAGGTGCGCCGCCGCCTGTCCGACGAGCTGACCGAGGAAGAGTTCCTGCCGCTGCGGCTGCAGAACGGCCTGTACATGCAGCGTCACGCCTACATGCTGCGCGTGGCGATTCCGTACGGCCTGCTGTCGTCGAACCAGATGCGCAAGCTGGGCCATATCGCGCGCGAGTATGACCGCGGCTATGGCCACTTCTCCACGCGCCAGAACATCCAGTACAACTGGATGGAGCTGGAGCGCGTGCCCGACGTGCTGGCCGAGCTGGCCAGCGTCGAGATGCACGCCATCCAGACCTCGGGCAACTGCGTGCGCAACATCACCACCGACCACTTCGCCGGCGTCGCGCCGGACGAGTCGGTGGACCCGCGTGTGCTGGCCGAGCTGCTGCGCCAGTGGAGCACCTTCCAGCCGGAATTCGCCTTCCTGCCGCGCAAGTTCAAGATCGCCATCTCCGCCTCGGCCGACGACCGCGCCGTGGTGCAGATGCACGACATCGGCATCTATGCCTACAAGAACGCTGACGGCGAAGTGCGCCTGCGGATCCTGGCCGGTGGCGGCCTGGGCCGCACGCCGATCCTGGGCTCGGTGATCAAGGAAGACCTGCCGTGGCAGCACATGCTGACCTACGTCGAGTCGGCGATCCGCGTGTACAACCGCTATGGTCGCCGCGACAACAAGTACAAGGCCCGCATCAAGATCCTGGTCAAGGCCATCGGCGTGGAGAAGTTCGCGCAGGAAGTCGAGGAAGAATGGCAGCACAGCAAGGACGGCCCCGCCACGCTGACGCAGGCCGAGTTCGACCGCGTGGCGCAGTACTTCGCGCCGCCGGCCTATGAGAAGCTGGCCGATACCGACACCTCGTACGAGAAGCACCTGCTGGAAGACAAGGCCTTCGCGCGCTGGGTCAGCCGCAGCGTGCACGGCCACAAGGTGCCGGGCTACGCCGCGGTGACGCTGTCGACCAAGCCGGGCGTGGCCTCGCCCCCGGGGGATGCCACCGACACGCAGATCGAGACCGTGGCCGACCTGGCCGACCGCTTCGGCTTTGGCGAACTGCGCGTGGCGCACGAGCAGAACCTGGTGCTGCCGGACGTGAAGAAGCAGGACCTGTACGAGCTGTGGCAACTGGCCAAGAAGGCTGGCCTGGCCACGCCCAACATCGGCCTGCTGACCGACATCATCGCCTGCCCGGGCGGCGACTTCTGCTCGCTGGCCAACGCCAAGTCGATCCCCATCGCGCAGGCGATCCAGGACCGTTTTGACGACCTGGACTACGTCTACGACCTGGGCGAGATCTCGCTGAACATCTCGGGCTGCATCAACGCCTGCGGCCACCACCACGTCGGCAACATCGGCGTGCTGGGCGTCGACAAGGACGGTTCGGAGTGGTACCAGGTCACGCTGGGCGGCGCCCAGGGCAACAAGACCGCGCTGGGCAAGGTGATCGGCCCGTCGTTCAGCGCCGAGGAAATGCCCGAGGTGGTGACCCGCATCATCGACACCTTCGTTGCCAACCGCATCGAGGACGAACGCTTTATCGAAACCCTGTCCCGCATCGGCATCGCGCCGTTCAAGGAACGCGTGTACGCCGACAAGCAGCCGCGCGAGCGCGCTGAGGCCTGA
- a CDS encoding membrane protein (K07090: K07090) has translation MSVAYTVSGLFVGVLVGLTGVGGGSLMTPLLTLLFGFSPATAVGTDLAFAAITKGFGTIAHRAHGHVQWQVVRRLCIGSLPTAVAAILVLKSAGELNAQWLHAIRVTIGVSVLLTVLSLLFRKQMLAWLERNPRFQLHGRAQVIATIAVGAVIGVLVTVSSIGAGAVGATLILLLYPHMKPAEVAGTDIAYAVPLTAIAGLGHVWLGTVDWNLLLALLVGSIPGIWLGAQLSRALPERLVRAALATTLTLVAIKLVS, from the coding sequence ATGTCTGTTGCCTATACCGTTTCCGGTCTGTTTGTAGGCGTCCTCGTCGGTCTGACCGGGGTGGGTGGAGGCTCGTTGATGACGCCGCTGCTGACGCTGCTGTTCGGCTTCTCGCCGGCGACCGCGGTCGGCACCGACCTGGCCTTCGCGGCCATCACCAAGGGTTTCGGCACCATCGCGCACCGCGCCCACGGCCATGTGCAGTGGCAGGTGGTGCGGCGCCTGTGCATCGGCAGCCTGCCGACGGCGGTGGCCGCGATCCTGGTGCTCAAGAGCGCAGGTGAACTCAACGCCCAGTGGCTGCACGCGATCCGCGTGACCATCGGCGTGTCAGTGCTGCTGACCGTATTGTCGCTGCTGTTCCGCAAGCAGATGCTGGCCTGGCTGGAACGCAATCCGCGCTTCCAGCTGCACGGCCGCGCCCAGGTCATTGCCACCATCGCGGTCGGTGCCGTGATCGGCGTGCTGGTGACGGTATCGTCGATTGGCGCCGGCGCGGTCGGCGCCACGCTGATCCTGCTGCTGTACCCCCATATGAAGCCGGCCGAAGTCGCCGGTACCGACATTGCCTACGCCGTCCCGCTGACGGCGATTGCCGGGCTGGGCCATGTGTGGCTCGGCACGGTCGACTGGAATTTGCTGCTGGCGCTGCTGGTGGGCTCGATCCCCGGCATCTGGCTGGGCGCGCAACTGTCGCGGGCGCTGCCCGAACGGCTCGTGCGTGCCGCACTGGCAACCACGCTGACGCTGGTCGCCATCAAGCTCGTTTCCTGA